Proteins from a genomic interval of Paenibacillus lentus:
- a CDS encoding DUF4280 domain-containing protein — protein MDNAQTSMLGERLIRELKSAWRDTETYITSGAYMRCSEGTHEEVLNRVTNNGVYINKNPMMTVNDCKVSTSKIDGDKAFEKLQKNIDGNLYSFGFCRSDKHPAFERGKNEPPTNFGGIPDYDVDSGVEIATKFIYPCIPEFIASLNAPTSGGSSGPQWQNGSKTVMIDGVPALTSKSCLTCLKGGQITFLTNGMDMPPLDFVKHYVK, from the coding sequence ATGGATAATGCTCAAACATCCATGTTAGGTGAGAGACTAATTCGTGAGCTGAAATCAGCTTGGAGAGATACTGAAACGTATATTACGAGCGGTGCTTATATGAGATGTTCAGAGGGGACTCATGAAGAGGTACTTAATAGGGTTACTAATAATGGAGTATACATAAATAAAAATCCAATGATGACTGTAAATGATTGTAAGGTTTCTACATCAAAAATAGATGGAGACAAGGCATTCGAGAAACTTCAAAAAAATATTGACGGGAACTTGTACTCTTTTGGCTTCTGTAGAAGTGACAAACATCCTGCGTTCGAAAGAGGGAAGAATGAGCCGCCTACAAACTTCGGAGGTATACCTGACTATGATGTTGATTCTGGAGTGGAAATAGCAACTAAATTTATTTATCCCTGCATTCCAGAATTTATTGCAAGTCTAAACGCTCCTACCTCCGGTGGTAGTTCGGGACCTCAATGGCAGAATGGTAGCAAAACTGTAATGATCGACGGCGTGCCTGCCTTGACGAGCAAATCTTGTCTGACCTGTTTAAAGGGAGGCCAGATCACTTTTTTGACTAATGGCATGGATATGCCTCCTTTGGATTTCGTCAAGCATTACGTGAAGTGA
- a CDS encoding pentapeptide repeat-containing protein: MNSQEAWERFVEVDASPRRTESIQALHNYFCEHKDQITRSVIELFDLFFQHIVEQQLEGSRGKCASIQLSLLRTRLQEGHLEYMLEAFELGLPDQVEMTPFRYHADWIYSLWDSWYQYCDEQRRKYAQHIQSPLLEAWAREQVPPFHEYMTHAVRYAMEEISVLPSFSSLQKEKKFEVRVGEYRDSEQTESVYRINEVQRLSVSCKGWLESLLEQEYIYEHIQGVDVSRGGYSKINLNYARLEQVNFRDCTIQNSYLLGTRFQRCDCRQSDFRGSVMIDADFRDCNLEEAWFDQVYAVRNLMNEERGIIFGIHGVCFQRANLTKASFRYAQVTGDFTYAVLDEVDFTGADLTGSRMLKQDEQRVILSEEQRSSICWVEG, from the coding sequence ATGAATTCACAAGAAGCATGGGAGCGGTTTGTTGAGGTGGATGCAAGCCCACGGCGAACAGAAAGTATCCAGGCATTGCACAATTACTTCTGTGAACATAAGGACCAGATCACACGGTCAGTGATCGAATTGTTTGATTTATTTTTCCAACATATTGTAGAGCAGCAATTGGAAGGTTCGAGGGGGAAGTGTGCTAGCATTCAACTATCTCTTCTGCGAACCAGATTACAAGAAGGTCATTTGGAATATATGCTCGAAGCTTTTGAATTGGGCTTACCTGATCAGGTCGAGATGACGCCATTCAGGTATCATGCGGACTGGATATATAGTTTATGGGATAGCTGGTATCAATATTGTGATGAACAGCGAAGAAAATATGCCCAACATATACAATCACCCCTGCTGGAAGCGTGGGCACGCGAGCAAGTTCCGCCTTTTCATGAATATATGACCCATGCAGTGCGCTATGCCATGGAGGAGATCAGTGTGTTGCCTTCTTTTAGCAGCCTTCAAAAAGAAAAAAAATTTGAGGTGCGAGTGGGGGAGTACCGGGATTCGGAGCAGACAGAATCGGTCTATCGCATCAACGAAGTTCAGAGGCTATCTGTAAGCTGTAAGGGCTGGCTGGAAAGCTTACTTGAACAGGAATATATTTACGAGCATATTCAAGGTGTAGATGTATCCAGAGGGGGCTATTCCAAAATCAACCTGAATTATGCTCGATTAGAACAAGTTAATTTTAGAGATTGTACTATCCAAAATAGCTATTTGTTAGGGACAAGGTTCCAACGGTGTGATTGTCGCCAATCCGATTTTCGAGGTAGCGTGATGATTGATGCTGATTTTCGTGATTGTAATCTGGAAGAAGCTTGGTTTGACCAAGTATATGCTGTTCGAAACTTAATGAATGAAGAACGCGGCATCATATTCGGCATTCATGGGGTATGTTTTCAGCGAGCGAACTTAACCAAAGCCAGCTTTCGATATGCTCAAGTGACAGGGGATTTTACCTATGCTGTACTGGATGAAGTAGACTTTACCGGAGCAGACCTGACAGGCAGTCGTATGCTAAAGCAGGATGAGCAGCGGGTGATTTTAAGTGAAGAACAGCGCAGTAGTATTTGTTGGGTTGAAGGTTAG